The proteins below come from a single Thermopolyspora flexuosa genomic window:
- a CDS encoding helix-turn-helix domain-containing protein: MDERSAGPMMARRILGARLRALREQAGLDRAAAGRAIRASEAKIRRLEKGASAFKRRDVEDLLTLYDVTDPADRAVLLDLVDQANAPGWWREYADLVPPWLETYLGLEQSASVIRTWEVQFVPGLLQTPDYARAVITHGDSILRSDEIDRWVALRMRRQRILFPPNEVRLWAIVDEGALLRRIGGPAVMRGQLTHLLDMAELPNVTIQVLRLDGPQNPRALRPVTMLRAAADILPDVAYCENLCGARFFDNPADTVRFLDLLNWLSVHAASPRETPGILRAIIARLDAEQPAASQRRG; encoded by the coding sequence GTGGACGAACGATCAGCGGGTCCCATGATGGCGCGCCGGATACTCGGCGCGCGGCTGCGTGCACTGAGGGAACAGGCCGGCCTCGACCGGGCGGCGGCGGGCCGGGCGATCCGGGCCTCCGAGGCGAAGATCCGCAGGCTGGAGAAGGGCGCGTCGGCGTTCAAGCGCCGTGACGTCGAGGACCTGCTCACCCTGTACGACGTGACCGACCCGGCCGACCGGGCCGTGCTGCTCGACCTGGTCGACCAGGCGAACGCGCCGGGCTGGTGGCGCGAGTACGCCGACCTGGTGCCGCCGTGGCTGGAGACGTACCTCGGGCTGGAGCAGAGCGCGAGCGTCATCCGCACCTGGGAGGTGCAGTTCGTGCCCGGCCTGCTGCAGACCCCCGACTACGCCCGGGCCGTGATCACCCATGGCGACTCGATCTTGCGCAGCGACGAGATCGACCGCTGGGTCGCGCTGCGCATGCGCCGCCAGCGCATCCTCTTCCCGCCCAACGAGGTCCGGCTGTGGGCGATCGTCGACGAGGGGGCGCTGCTGCGCCGGATCGGCGGCCCGGCGGTGATGCGCGGGCAGCTCACCCACCTGCTCGACATGGCCGAGCTGCCGAACGTCACGATCCAGGTGCTGCGGCTCGACGGCCCGCAGAACCCGCGCGCCCTCCGCCCGGTGACGATGCTGCGCGCCGCGGCCGACATCCTGCCCGACGTCGCCTACTGCGAGAACCTCTGCGGCGCCCGGTTCTTCGACAATCCCGCCGACACCGTCCGCTTCCTCGACCTGCTCAACTGGCTGAGCGTGCACGCGGCCTCGCCCCGGGAGACCCCCGGGATCCTGCGCGCCATCATCGCGCGCCTCGACGCCGAGCAGCCCGCCGCGTCCCAGCGCCGCGGCTGA
- a CDS encoding helix-turn-helix domain-containing protein: protein MSSQDPISKRIKEMRLQRGLSQAQLAHPELSDSYISLIESGSRKPTPAVLELLASKLGCSVSYLLHGVTAEELEDLELNLRYARLALDNGEVMEARRRYAELLDNPNISQLPTHRQEAEYGMALATEACGDLDEAIAILRRIQDTAGDSLTRERRIAIAIALCRCYRQRGDLTMAVDVAEETMSAMSEQGWTDDLVELGATLLSAYLERGDLLRAHHFSSQLMEAAEKLGSPRAIVAASWNAATAADLSGRGEEAVPLAERALAVQSETGEPRNLARLRVDYAFIRLRTRPHEAAVCREILLRAERELGESAASTVDLADCLLHLAHAEITLGRAEEAVDYATRALSLLDDTTPDLRADVHLMRGHAYLLLQRRTEALTEINEAEKLLNRLPSSRITAENWMAAAALLEELAEPERSILAYQRAMECGGL from the coding sequence GTGAGTAGTCAGGACCCGATTAGCAAAAGGATCAAGGAAATGCGCCTGCAGCGGGGCCTCTCTCAGGCTCAGCTCGCGCATCCAGAACTGTCGGACAGTTACATCTCGCTGATCGAGAGCGGCAGCAGGAAGCCCACTCCCGCCGTACTGGAACTCCTGGCCAGCAAACTCGGTTGCTCAGTGAGCTATCTCCTCCACGGTGTAACAGCGGAAGAGCTGGAGGATCTGGAGCTCAATCTCCGCTATGCTCGCCTGGCTCTGGACAACGGCGAGGTCATGGAAGCCAGACGGCGATACGCCGAGCTGCTCGACAACCCGAACATCTCTCAACTTCCCACTCATCGGCAAGAGGCCGAGTATGGTATGGCTCTCGCCACGGAGGCTTGTGGCGATCTCGATGAGGCCATAGCCATTCTCAGGCGCATCCAGGACACGGCCGGCGACAGCCTGACCCGAGAGCGCCGCATTGCAATCGCCATCGCCTTGTGTCGCTGCTATCGCCAGCGCGGCGATCTCACCATGGCGGTGGACGTCGCCGAAGAGACGATGAGCGCTATGAGCGAGCAGGGATGGACCGATGATCTCGTCGAACTCGGCGCAACATTGCTCAGCGCATACCTCGAGCGCGGGGACCTGTTGCGAGCCCATCACTTTTCCAGTCAATTGATGGAAGCCGCCGAGAAGCTCGGCAGCCCACGCGCAATCGTCGCGGCCAGCTGGAACGCCGCAACCGCCGCCGATCTGTCTGGAAGAGGTGAAGAAGCGGTACCGCTCGCCGAAAGGGCACTGGCGGTTCAGTCCGAGACGGGCGAACCACGGAATCTCGCTCGCCTGCGCGTCGACTATGCGTTCATCCGCCTCCGCACCCGTCCTCATGAGGCAGCCGTCTGTCGCGAGATCCTCCTACGCGCCGAACGCGAACTCGGGGAGTCTGCCGCCAGCACGGTGGACCTGGCGGACTGCCTCCTCCACTTGGCCCATGCTGAGATAACACTCGGCCGCGCCGAGGAGGCCGTTGATTACGCGACGCGAGCACTCAGTCTTCTCGACGACACCACTCCCGACCTCCGCGCTGACGTCCATCTCATGCGCGGACATGCCTATCTGCTTCTTCAGAGGAGGACCGAGGCCCTGACAGAGATCAATGAGGCCGAGAAACTGCTCAACCGCCTGCCGTCGTCGCGGATAACGGCAGAGAACTGGATGGCCGCAGCCGCCCTGCTGGAGGAGCTGGCCGAGCCGGAAAGAAGTATTCTTGCCTATCAACGGGCCATGGAGTGCGGCGGGCTCTAG
- a CDS encoding potassium channel family protein: MAEKRRDPVVVIGLGRFGSSLALELTRRGTEVLAIDRRPKVVQALAGQITHIATADATDAEALRQLGVPDFYRAVVGIGNDLESSILTASILVELGIEDIWAKAVSRQHGRILSRIGVHHVVTPEHDMGERVAHLVSGRLLDYMEVDENFALVKTRPPKDFVGRPLGETNLRRKYGVTVVAVKSPEEEFTYATADTELTYDDVIIVAGKPEDVERFADLP; encoded by the coding sequence TTGGCTGAGAAGAGAAGGGACCCGGTGGTGGTGATCGGGCTCGGCCGCTTCGGCTCCTCCCTCGCCCTGGAGCTGACCCGGCGGGGCACCGAGGTGCTCGCCATCGACCGGCGGCCCAAGGTGGTCCAGGCCCTGGCCGGCCAGATCACCCACATCGCCACCGCCGACGCCACCGACGCCGAGGCGCTGCGCCAGCTCGGCGTGCCCGACTTCTACCGGGCGGTGGTCGGCATCGGCAACGACCTGGAGTCGAGCATCCTCACCGCGTCGATCCTCGTCGAGCTGGGGATCGAGGACATCTGGGCGAAGGCGGTGAGCCGCCAGCACGGCCGCATCCTGAGCCGTATCGGCGTCCACCACGTCGTCACCCCCGAGCACGACATGGGCGAGCGCGTCGCCCACCTGGTGAGCGGGCGGCTGCTCGACTACATGGAGGTCGACGAGAACTTCGCGCTGGTCAAGACCCGCCCGCCCAAGGACTTCGTCGGCAGGCCGCTCGGCGAGACGAACCTGCGCCGCAAGTACGGCGTGACGGTCGTGGCGGTCAAGAGCCCGGAGGAGGAGTTCACCTACGCCACCGCGGACACCGAGCTCACCTACGACGATGTGATCATCGTCGCGGGCAAGCCCGAGGACGTCGAACGCTTCGCCGACCTCCCCTGA
- a CDS encoding TrkH family potassium uptake protein: MRQARWAGLLDRFQNPTQVIATGFGAAALLGTVLLALPIATTSGEPAYWLTALFTATSAVSLTGLTVVDTERHWSLFGELVIMMLMQIGGLGIMTLATLFTVLVSGRIGLRARLFAAAETKALSAGDVRRVVRNVALFSLVVEAAVGAVLTVRFMTGYGEPFLRAVYHGAFHGVSAFNNAGFVLWPDNLARFVTDAWVCLPIAFASIVGGLGFPVVFELLRSWRHPRRWSLVTRLTLWVSAVLLALGMFVLTVTEWANPRTLGALDDPGKILAGFFMAVMPRSAGFAAIDVAEMNPSSWLAIDALMFIGGGSASTAGGIKVTTLGMLVFIIWAEMRGEPRVNIGNRRLPEPAQRQAVALVMTLATLIAVSTYLLLVLTPHSLDQVLFEVVSAAATVGLSTGITADIPAAGQVLLALLMFVGRTGPLTLGSALALRERARLYELPEERVIVG, translated from the coding sequence ATGCGGCAGGCCCGGTGGGCCGGCCTGCTGGACCGGTTCCAGAACCCCACCCAGGTCATCGCCACCGGCTTCGGCGCGGCCGCGCTGCTCGGCACCGTGCTGCTCGCGCTGCCGATCGCGACCACGTCGGGTGAGCCGGCCTACTGGCTCACCGCCCTGTTCACCGCGACCTCGGCGGTGAGCCTGACCGGGCTCACCGTCGTCGACACCGAGCGGCACTGGTCGCTGTTCGGCGAGCTGGTGATCATGATGCTGATGCAGATCGGCGGCCTCGGCATCATGACGCTCGCCACGCTGTTCACCGTGCTCGTGTCCGGCCGGATCGGGCTGCGCGCGCGGTTGTTCGCCGCCGCCGAGACCAAGGCGCTCAGCGCCGGCGACGTGCGCCGCGTGGTGCGCAACGTCGCCCTGTTCAGCCTCGTCGTCGAGGCGGCGGTGGGGGCCGTGCTCACCGTGCGGTTCATGACCGGGTACGGCGAGCCGTTCCTCCGGGCCGTCTACCACGGCGCCTTCCACGGCGTGTCCGCGTTCAACAACGCCGGGTTCGTGCTGTGGCCGGACAATCTGGCGCGGTTCGTCACCGACGCGTGGGTGTGCCTGCCGATCGCGTTCGCCTCGATCGTCGGCGGGCTCGGCTTCCCGGTCGTGTTCGAGCTGCTGCGATCCTGGCGGCACCCGCGGCGCTGGTCGCTGGTCACCCGGCTCACGCTGTGGGTGTCGGCGGTGCTGCTGGCGCTGGGCATGTTCGTGCTCACGGTGACCGAGTGGGCGAACCCGCGGACGCTGGGGGCGCTCGACGATCCGGGGAAGATCCTCGCGGGTTTCTTCATGGCGGTGATGCCGCGCTCGGCCGGGTTCGCCGCGATCGACGTGGCGGAGATGAACCCGTCGAGCTGGCTGGCGATCGACGCGCTGATGTTCATCGGCGGCGGCAGCGCGAGCACGGCCGGCGGGATCAAGGTCACCACGCTGGGCATGCTCGTGTTCATCATCTGGGCCGAGATGCGCGGCGAGCCCCGGGTGAACATCGGCAACCGGCGGCTGCCGGAGCCGGCGCAGCGCCAGGCGGTCGCGCTCGTGATGACGCTCGCGACGCTGATCGCGGTCTCGACGTACCTTCTGCTCGTGCTGACCCCGCATAGTCTGGATCAGGTGCTGTTCGAGGTCGTCTCGGCCGCCGCCACCGTGGGGCTGTCCACCGGCATCACCGCGGACATCCCCGCGGCCGGGCAGGTGCTGCTCGCGCTGCTGATGTTCGTGGGCCGCACCGGGCCGCTCACCCTCGGCTCCGCGCTCGCGCTGCGCGAGCGCGCCCGGCTGTACGAACTACCCGAGGAGCGAGTGATCGTTGGCTGA
- a CDS encoding isochorismatase family protein, which translates to MAILPIDPYVIPDDLPENRVAWRPDPRRAVLLVLDMQNYFLRVFARWGAPWRELMANCLALREHCADNGIPVVYCVQHARQTPEQRGLTRDFWGPGIGADPADAQIVDELAPRRGDIRINTWRYSAFQRTGLAGLLEDLGRDQVIICGVYAHLGVLLTACEAFMRDLETFVVSDAVADFSVEHHRMALHYAAQRCAVVLPTRDVIHTLASQTAAAEASDLGLARARQASLARREAAARQEAAVRRERQLRREALARQSRLVNHDIVVHRGDFSAEGRNGRALQSAGPAFHGRPPYLDDQSA; encoded by the coding sequence ATGGCGATCCTGCCCATCGACCCCTACGTCATCCCGGACGACCTGCCCGAGAACCGGGTGGCGTGGCGGCCCGATCCCCGCCGGGCCGTACTGCTCGTGCTCGACATGCAGAACTACTTCCTGCGGGTGTTCGCGCGCTGGGGCGCGCCGTGGCGGGAGCTGATGGCGAACTGCCTCGCGCTGCGCGAGCACTGCGCGGACAACGGCATCCCGGTGGTGTACTGCGTGCAGCACGCCCGGCAGACCCCGGAGCAGCGCGGCCTCACCCGCGACTTCTGGGGGCCCGGCATCGGCGCCGACCCGGCCGACGCGCAGATCGTCGACGAGCTCGCGCCGCGCCGGGGCGACATCCGGATCAACACCTGGCGGTACAGCGCGTTCCAGCGCACCGGGCTCGCCGGCCTGCTCGAGGACCTCGGGCGCGACCAGGTGATCATCTGCGGGGTGTACGCCCACCTCGGGGTGCTGCTGACCGCGTGCGAGGCGTTCATGCGGGACCTGGAGACGTTCGTGGTGAGCGACGCGGTCGCCGACTTCTCCGTGGAGCACCACCGCATGGCGCTGCACTACGCCGCCCAGCGCTGCGCCGTCGTGCTGCCGACCCGTGACGTCATCCACACCCTCGCCTCGCAGACCGCCGCCGCCGAGGCCTCCGACCTCGGCCTCGCCCGCGCCCGCCAGGCGTCGCTCGCCCGCCGCGAGGCCGCCGCCCGGCAGGAGGCCGCGGTACGGCGTGAGCGCCAGCTGCGCCGCGAGGCGCTCGCCCGGCAGAGCCGCCTCGTCAACCACGACATCGTCGTCCACCGCGGGGACTTCTCCGCCGAGGGGCGCAACGGCCGGGCGCTGCAGAGCGCGGGGCCCGCGTTCCACGGCCGCCCGCCGTACCTCGACGACCAGAGCGCGTGA
- a CDS encoding cytochrome P450, with amino-acid sequence MTTAAMPAADVDLFADPVLADPYPAYRVLRDAGPAVYLPGYRVWVLARDREVRHALDHPEVFAATRPAGLFDGLTAGEAVRAPAWPACGHARARSVDGRPGEPAQRAAGGLLGGAVPAHRVPSDPAEPSACAPGARSWDESLRTIAAHRSLRTFAGLQAFITDQAERIVDDLVAYGSFDAVTELAHRFPLKTIGTLIGLPAESRPDLLLCAEASLQAHGPLDDHTVRALLDLEHVFALLVAELAAARAPEPAVLPTPTASVTAPVRRGGGTTPPDTFAAPPSGDVLGQAAIAHLLSSFAMPCVHTVAAGLTGMLWLLATHPGAWHALRADPSLVPAAVEESLRLETPVQTCARTTTRDVRIGDALIREGERVLLLLGAANRDPRKWPAPDRFDPHRNPTGHFVNGTQPTLARALAKVHLCAVLDALARRASHLYLDGRPRRRLTVGTRTFASLPLYVSAG; translated from the coding sequence ATGACCACCGCCGCCATGCCGGCCGCCGATGTGGACCTGTTCGCCGACCCCGTGCTGGCCGACCCCTACCCCGCCTACCGCGTGCTCCGCGACGCGGGCCCCGCCGTGTACCTGCCCGGGTACCGCGTCTGGGTCCTCGCCCGTGATCGGGAGGTACGGCACGCCCTCGACCACCCCGAGGTCTTCGCCGCCACCCGTCCCGCGGGCCTGTTCGACGGCCTCACCGCGGGTGAGGCGGTTCGAGCGCCGGCCTGGCCTGCGTGCGGTCACGCGCGAGCCCGGTCCGTCGACGGCCGTCCGGGCGAGCCGGCTCAGCGTGCCGCGGGAGGCCTCCTCGGCGGTGCCGTACCGGCCCACCGCGTGCCGAGTGATCCGGCCGAGCCGTCGGCCTGTGCGCCCGGCGCAAGGTCCTGGGACGAGTCACTGCGTACGATCGCCGCCCACCGGAGCCTGCGTACCTTCGCCGGCCTGCAGGCGTTCATCACCGACCAGGCGGAGCGTATCGTCGACGACCTCGTCGCCTACGGCTCCTTCGACGCCGTCACCGAACTGGCGCACCGGTTTCCGCTCAAGACGATCGGCACCCTGATCGGCCTCCCCGCCGAGAGCCGCCCCGACCTGCTGCTCTGCGCCGAGGCGTCACTCCAGGCCCACGGCCCGCTGGACGACCACACCGTCCGCGCCCTGCTGGACCTGGAGCACGTCTTCGCCCTCCTCGTCGCCGAACTTGCCGCCGCCCGCGCCCCGGAACCCGCGGTCCTCCCCACACCCACCGCGTCCGTCACCGCCCCGGTGCGCCGCGGCGGCGGCACCACCCCTCCCGACACCTTTGCCGCCCCGCCTTCCGGCGACGTCCTGGGACAGGCCGCGATCGCGCACCTGCTCAGCTCGTTCGCGATGCCCTGCGTCCACACCGTCGCCGCCGGCCTCACCGGCATGCTGTGGCTCCTCGCCACCCACCCCGGGGCCTGGCACGCCCTGCGCGCCGACCCGTCCCTGGTCCCCGCAGCCGTCGAGGAGTCCCTCCGCCTGGAAACCCCGGTTCAGACCTGCGCCCGCACCACCACCCGCGACGTCCGCATCGGCGACGCCCTCATCCGGGAAGGCGAACGCGTCCTGCTCCTCCTCGGCGCCGCCAACCGCGACCCCCGCAAGTGGCCCGCCCCCGACCGTTTCGACCCCCACCGCAACCCCACCGGCCACTTCGTCAACGGCACCCAGCCCACCTTGGCCAGAGCTTTGGCGAAGGTGCACCTGTGCGCCGTCCTCGACGCCCTCGCCCGCAGGGCCTCGCACCTCTACCTCGACGGCCGCCCCCGCCGCCGCCTCACCGTCGGCACCCGCACCTTCGCCTCCCTGCCGCTCTACGTCTCCGCCGGTTGA
- a CDS encoding ATP-binding protein, with protein sequence MRSNLAEAKPMADAGVDLARECALWALPQDHTCAGVARRLLRQALERMGLPDEQIYDATVAVNELAANVYRHVLNRPRPSAVPAPRPASPELWLYRRGQNEHSQFVCKIFDPVREPPVRVPARTNPLHDLPEHGRGLTIVESLTAAWGCHLTRSRFGGRWSVPGKAVWFAMPLPHPTPHPPPTYTPLQAARALRSRLAARGIPTTLRPAWDHSTLSIASTLTVRCHDNTFTWTTNGTPTHYAFADLTEAAEQLVRLHEESLSVAIPASSPHLPGNY encoded by the coding sequence ATGAGAAGCAACCTGGCGGAGGCGAAGCCGATGGCGGACGCGGGAGTCGACTTAGCCCGGGAGTGCGCGTTATGGGCGCTCCCCCAGGACCACACCTGTGCCGGCGTCGCGCGAAGACTCCTACGGCAGGCCCTGGAACGCATGGGCCTGCCCGACGAGCAGATCTACGACGCGACCGTGGCCGTCAACGAACTCGCCGCGAACGTCTATCGGCACGTCCTCAACCGCCCTCGCCCCTCCGCCGTACCCGCTCCCCGGCCCGCCTCCCCCGAACTATGGCTCTACCGACGCGGCCAGAACGAACACAGCCAGTTCGTCTGCAAGATCTTCGACCCGGTACGCGAACCCCCCGTACGCGTTCCCGCCCGGACGAACCCGCTCCACGACCTCCCGGAACACGGCCGCGGCCTCACCATCGTCGAATCCCTCACCGCCGCCTGGGGCTGCCACCTCACCCGCTCCCGCTTCGGCGGCCGCTGGTCCGTCCCCGGCAAAGCCGTCTGGTTCGCCATGCCGCTCCCCCACCCCACGCCCCACCCACCGCCCACCTACACCCCACTCCAGGCGGCCCGCGCCCTCCGCTCCAGACTCGCCGCCCGCGGCATCCCCACCACCCTCCGCCCCGCCTGGGACCACTCCACCCTCTCCATCGCCTCCACCCTCACCGTCCGCTGCCACGACAACACCTTCACCTGGACGACGAACGGCACGCCCACCCACTACGCCTTCGCCGACCTCACCGAAGCAGCCGAGCAGCTCGTCCGCCTCCACGAGGAATCTCTCAGCGTCGCCATCCCGGCGTCCTCGCCACACCTTCCGGGCAACTACTGA
- the fahA gene encoding fumarylacetoacetase, translating into MSEDSDFPIDNLPYGVFSTPGTGRRVGVAIGRWVLDLGAVLDDPDFRTPSLNAHLSRGPERWAQVRARLVELLTDERRRPLVEPYLVPLDRVTLHLPFEVADYVDFYASEHHAANLGRMLRPGQDPLPPNWRHLPLGYHGRAGTVVVSGTPVIRPCGQRMEHGAPGPVDGPSRRLDVEVELGFVVGVPTAPGESVPTRRFDRHVFGVVLLNDWSARDLQAWEYVPLGPFLGKSFATSISPWVVPMAALGAARVPGPPQSPEPIGYLREEPHWSLDITFELELNGEVVSRPPFAQMYWSPAQLLAHLTANGATLRTGDLYASGTVSGPNPGEAGSLIELTWGGTRPLRLRDGSSRAFLEDGDVVTIRASAPSASGGRIGFGELTGTVLPAVSRPER; encoded by the coding sequence GTGAGCGAGGACTCGGACTTCCCGATCGACAACCTCCCCTACGGGGTGTTCTCCACCCCCGGTACGGGGCGGCGCGTGGGCGTGGCGATCGGCCGCTGGGTGCTCGACCTCGGCGCGGTCCTCGACGACCCGGACTTCCGCACCCCCTCGCTCAACGCCCACCTGTCCCGCGGGCCGGAGCGGTGGGCGCAGGTGCGGGCGCGCCTCGTCGAGCTGCTCACCGACGAGCGCCGCCGCCCCCTGGTCGAGCCGTACCTGGTCCCGCTCGACCGGGTCACCCTGCACCTGCCGTTCGAGGTCGCCGACTACGTCGACTTCTACGCCAGCGAGCACCACGCGGCGAACCTGGGCCGCATGCTGCGCCCCGGCCAGGACCCGCTGCCGCCGAACTGGCGGCACCTGCCGCTCGGGTACCACGGCCGGGCGGGCACGGTGGTGGTGTCCGGCACCCCGGTGATCCGCCCGTGCGGGCAGCGCATGGAGCACGGCGCGCCCGGGCCGGTCGACGGGCCGTCCCGGCGGCTCGACGTCGAGGTGGAGCTCGGCTTCGTGGTGGGGGTGCCCACCGCGCCCGGGGAGAGCGTGCCGACCCGCCGGTTCGACCGGCACGTGTTCGGCGTGGTGCTGCTCAACGACTGGTCCGCCCGCGACCTGCAGGCGTGGGAGTACGTGCCGCTCGGCCCGTTCCTCGGCAAGTCGTTCGCCACCTCGATCTCGCCGTGGGTGGTGCCGATGGCCGCGCTCGGCGCCGCCCGCGTGCCCGGCCCGCCGCAGTCGCCCGAGCCGATCGGCTACCTGCGTGAGGAGCCGCACTGGTCGCTCGACATCACCTTCGAGCTCGAGCTGAACGGGGAGGTCGTGTCCCGCCCGCCGTTCGCGCAGATGTACTGGTCGCCCGCGCAGCTGCTCGCGCACCTCACCGCGAACGGCGCCACGCTGCGCACCGGCGACCTGTACGCCTCGGGCACGGTGAGCGGCCCGAACCCCGGCGAGGCCGGCTCGCTGATCGAGCTCACCTGGGGCGGCACCCGGCCGCTGCGGCTCCGCGACGGGTCGTCCCGCGCCTTCCTGGAGGACGGGGACGTGGTCACCATCCGCGCGAGCGCCCCGTCGGCCTCCGGCGGCCGGATCGGCTTCGGCGAGCTCACCGGCACGGTGCTGCCCGCGGTTTCCCGGCCGGAGCGCTGA
- a CDS encoding helix-turn-helix domain-containing protein, with amino-acid sequence MSGQSEVNRRIKELRLRLGLTQAQLARPEFSESYISLIESGNRTPSPTVLETIARKLNSSVDYLVHGIEAGEIRRLKDDLQSARTELESGNKDEALFLYQRLTSEPNISRLPELLFPAKYGLALTLEACGNLKEAVRILSDLRANHRNSLSDELRIGTALALTRCYRDRGDFELAAQTAEDEIAAMIGKGWTDHLIELGATLMSVFYERGDLLRAEQYAAQLLAAAEELGTPRAIVAVNWNAAVVADMMGKREEALKRIERAWTIQSVSGDARNRARLHSEYLHIRLRLRPEEAAECRDELLQTEHELRNSAASTFDLAYCYYLLCRAEIELGQPELAVEYGLKAIRLVGETDGVTFADCQVFLAKAYQMLGRNDEAATALNTAANTLAEEPPNRMTAEVWLMAADVWQALGDQEESRNAFQRAMECGGV; translated from the coding sequence GTGTCCGGCCAGAGCGAGGTGAACAGGCGGATCAAGGAGCTCCGCCTGCGGCTGGGACTTACACAGGCACAGCTCGCACGCCCCGAATTCTCCGAAAGTTACATCTCACTGATCGAGAGCGGAAACCGAACACCTTCTCCAACGGTCCTGGAGACCATCGCGCGGAAGCTCAATAGTTCGGTTGACTATCTTGTTCATGGCATCGAAGCCGGAGAGATCAGGAGACTAAAAGACGATCTACAGTCAGCGCGCACGGAACTGGAATCCGGAAACAAGGACGAGGCCCTGTTTCTTTATCAGCGACTAACCTCCGAGCCCAACATCTCCCGTCTGCCGGAGCTCCTGTTTCCTGCAAAATATGGATTGGCGCTGACCCTTGAGGCCTGCGGCAACCTCAAAGAGGCGGTTCGCATTCTTTCCGATCTCCGCGCGAATCATCGTAATTCGCTGAGCGATGAGCTCCGTATCGGAACCGCATTGGCGCTGACTCGCTGCTACCGCGACCGCGGCGACTTCGAGCTCGCCGCTCAGACCGCGGAGGACGAGATCGCCGCGATGATCGGGAAGGGCTGGACCGATCATCTCATCGAGTTGGGCGCGACTTTGATGTCCGTCTTCTACGAGCGGGGTGACCTGTTAAGGGCCGAACAATACGCAGCCCAACTGCTCGCCGCGGCAGAGGAGCTCGGGACGCCCCGTGCCATCGTCGCCGTCAATTGGAACGCCGCGGTCGTTGCCGACATGATGGGAAAGCGCGAGGAAGCGCTGAAGCGCATCGAACGCGCCTGGACAATCCAGTCGGTAAGCGGTGATGCCCGCAACCGCGCTCGACTTCACTCCGAATATTTACACATACGGCTCCGCCTCCGTCCCGAAGAGGCTGCCGAATGTCGTGACGAGTTGTTACAGACGGAACACGAACTCCGTAATTCGGCGGCCAGTACCTTCGATCTTGCGTACTGCTACTACCTCCTTTGTCGGGCGGAGATCGAGCTCGGCCAACCGGAGTTGGCCGTCGAGTACGGGCTGAAAGCGATCCGCCTGGTCGGAGAGACGGACGGCGTGACATTCGCTGATTGCCAGGTGTTCCTGGCCAAGGCGTACCAGATGTTGGGCCGGAACGATGAGGCCGCGACCGCGCTCAACACCGCTGCCAACACCCTGGCTGAGGAGCCGCCGAATCGCATGACGGCCGAGGTGTGGCTGATGGCCGCAGACGTCTGGCAGGCGCTCGGAGATCAGGAGGAGAGCAGGAACGCTTTCCAGCGGGCGATGGAGTGCGGCGGCGTCTAG